GGCTCTTGCTTCAGGCCTGTCTGGCTGACATGCTGGGCTGCTCTGTAGGAGCTTGGGGTGGAAGTTGTTTTTCTGCCCCCTACAGTGTGTCTCTCCTGCCCCGGGCTGTGGGCATTGGGCCAGGGGGAAGGGGCTGTGAGCCAAGCAGAGAGGCTGCTTGGAAAGGTGGAGGTTTTGGGCAGGGGGCCAGGCTCAAAGGTGGAAAGGGTACAGGAGGAGTGAGAGGTCGGCAATATGGAATGAGACTAGGTGAAGAGATAAGACACAGGTCCTGAACCTTATACAAACACTGGACAGTTTGGCCATGATTTTTAGATTTCCCCTAATCCACACTGATTGAACAGTGCTTGTTTACTGTTCTTACTATAGTCAAGATAGACAGCTTAtttaatttgatgcaaatgaaaacGTGGCCTTGAGGGATTTATGTAAAATCTGTTCAATAGTATATACGGCCCTAGGTCAAATCTAAATTTATTTTCTGGAGTTTTTTGCCACTGGACCTTTAGCATTTTTATGTCTGTGGTCACTGATAATATTGTCCTCCAATTTTAAACTGATAtaattaaacttaatttttttgGGCAATATATAAGGATGTATATACAGTGACATGTCAAGGTTAAAAGCTTTCCATCCAACATTCTGACTGTGAAGAGATACAATTATTtaatcttaaagaaatagttcactcaaaaatgtttattaggtcatcatttacttatgttGTCCTAAACCGGTATGATTGTATTTTTTCTCATAGAACCCAAAAGAATATGTTTagcagaatattagggactgacagtcttaATCCACATTCACTTTCTCAGTAAGGAAAAAgatacaatgagagtgaatggtgactgaggctaaccttctgcttaacatctcgtttttgttccacagaagaaatagtGTCAAATGGGATTGGATCTTCAGAAAATATGAAGATGTGTAtatgataatttacatttttagatgaactatcaCTTTCATAATTATTGAGCACATAACAGTTTTCAAGATGGGACTTTGAAGAATGGGGCAATGTTTTTACTGACAAGCATTTTTGGCAATTCCTTAAGGATGGTTTAGTAGTTGGCATTACACAGTTGAGCCCCATTTATTAAGTGAGTTGCTAATTGTGGGCTAATTGCTAATCTAAACAAGATTTATGGCTAAATCAATCAAGCAAAAGCTGAATGTTTGCATTTATTTGTCAAGCTTCAGAGTTGTTTGAATTGAGTATGCTGGAATTAATATGACACTAGTTTAGTGTTGGTGTGATTGTTGTGAAAGTGGACATATTTAACTGTCTCCTATGCAGTATACATTTCAGTGTGTTGATTATTGAGGAACTGCTGTATTGTTTTGGACAGTGTTGTTCCAGAAGGGCAACAGCAGTGCTGTATGTCATAAGCATGGGTCTTCTGTATATGCCTCCAAGCTCTAATGAACACACAAGCCTGGTTTGGCTCTGATGTTTGGCTCATATTGGTAGAAGCATTCACAAAATCAACAGACCTCCTCTGCTTTGGTGTTCAGAGGGAGCTTTCTTTTTTCATTGCCTATCTGGCTCTGTATATCTGCCCTTGTGTCTGATAAAGACATGAGGATAGACATCAGATCGAGCATGTCTTCGTTACCGTCTTCCACCATGTTTCTGACTCGGCATGCCAGCGCATTGGCTAGCCCATTAACTTGCCCAATGTGGTTCAGCCTGGTCAAGCCTTGTGGTGGTGTGGGGGTTTGTGCAGGGAGGGTGGCCTGCTCTTGTATTTCAAAATATCTGCAGATTACGTGCTGCCTCTATCACCATGTGTTTCTGTTACCATGGTCCCAATTACCTGGGCCCCATTTGAGTTAGGGTGGCAGGCCCAACCTTGGACATCAGAAAGTGTCCTTCTGCCAGTCCTGTCTTCAGTTTCTCCCCTCCCTCTCTACACTCTTCCATCCTGTGCTCCACCCCTCCACATGGGACAGGCTGGCGAGGAGAAGGCCAGCGCCAGGGGCAACCACCAGAGCAGCCTGTTAATTCAGTAATGAGTCACAACATGAAAGAAAGTTTGGAGTTGGAATGTGGAACATGTGAGAAACAAACTGTCAGAGAGAGTTAAAGAGAAATCAGGAAAGAAAGGGAGGGTCGGTTGATTGTAAATATGGAAAGATTTGGCGAGAGAGGGAGCATGGATGGAGCTCTATGTTTTATGCCCATTCAAGTTGCCAGTTcttgtcttctctctctctgtatcccCCCTCACtttcctctctttttctttttctttccgtTTCTTTTCTGATTTAACTTTTCATTGAATTTTCGTACCCTGTTTAGTGCTCTTGCCAAGTCCCCTGGTGGACTGATGACAAAAGCCCCCTAAAAGCCATGTGATCTTCCATTTTCCAACAGCCACACTTCTGAGGATTAAGGCTATTTAATGACTATAATCTCCCTCTTTCTCAAAAGTGATTTCTCACATTCTGTCGCAGTCAGAGGGATTGCATTAGCATTAATAGATTTATAATTCGCCAGAATGACCACATGTGCCAGGAGGTTCTTTTTCTCCTTTTAGGCTCCATTCTTTTTCTCCTGTCTGCCTCTTTTCCCTCCTTTTTCTCAAGCAAGTGTTTCTTTGTATCTCTTGCACTGTGGTACACGTCTGTGTCTCAGCAGGATGGCCTACCTGTCATTCAGCACCCCCTACCATTCCCAACCCATCTCACCTCCACAGTGGCTGGATCAGAGAATGGTCTGTCAGGGATAACGGTCTTATTGTGTAGCCAAATAATTCACCACAGTTAAGTCCCTTATGGACTTTTCATCCCCGCTCTTTCATTTGGGCCACTGCAACACTTTCACTCCTGTGTTGTGAGGGTTTTAGGTTGTGTTGGGATGACTTATCCTGACACAGACATAAAAGCATGAGGACAGAACAGGGGGAGGGCACTGTAGTTGAAGGAGGGAGGGGCAAGAGGTGGGGAGAAGGCTGGTTTACTCTAACTGTAATCTTAGAAAGTGACAGAGACCAAAACAGAGGGCGAAGGGTGTAATAAAGAGGGTACAACATGGACACTCctaagaaacttttttttttcccgaAGTCTGACACATGTACACCATTGTCCTTTTTACAAACATTAGCTGAAAGATTTTGTTCATCCTAAAACGGAAATTGTGTCATAATTctgtctcaccctcatgttattccaaacccgtatgactttcattcttctgtgaaacacaaaaggagattttagaaaGGAGAAGGCAGAAtttagtcttagtcaccattcaatttaattaaatgaaagtgaatggtgactgagactgtccgCCTTTGacattttgtgttctactgaataCAAATGTCATGCGTTTGAAacatcatgagagtgagtaaattacgaCAGAATAAacttttttggatgaacaatctcTTTAAGCTGTAAGTTGCCATTATTTGATTTCCCACTAACTTTTTTGTCCTCCTGTGTAAGCATTTCTTCAGTAATGTCACACATCCTTCTTGTATTCTACTCCATCACTGATATCGTTATTTTTAACTGTTTTCTCTACTCCAGCTCTGAATTCTTTTCTCGTTTAGAGCTAAATTCATAATTCATGGTTTTACAAATTTCTACCCTCAAACCCCCATGGAGATTTATTTGTTCTGCACAGCACCTACATTTTAAAGTGGATCGATTCATTACTTGAATTTATTTTCTACAAATTCTGCTGTGCTCACCTTTGTGTAATGGGAGAGTAGTGGGCGGAAGTAAAATCCTACAACTGCCATATGGAGTTGAAATTATTAGTTTATACAATACACACTGAGGTGATGcacttttctgtctttttcttttccctttttcCACCATGTTACGTCATAGCTTTCGACTATGTGAACATAATTTCAGTAGGTTTTTCAATTTCAAGTTAGAACACTGAGCAGAGAAGGCCATAGTTACATTTGGCTTATGTGTACATAAAGAGATTTTTGGGAATGTGGGGTTGAGATTAAGAGTGATCATACAACTTTGagaaaataaagcaaacaaaCATTGCCATGatagaaaattctgtgtttgtctGAGCCGCAGTGGGACTTTGTGCTTGCAGCATCCCTGCTCAATAAGTCATGAGCTCTCTCCCTTGCTTTCCTTATGAGGTTGCTTGTTGAGATGCTAAATAGATGACGTGTGGACTGTGTCAGGCCCCATCAGATTGCACAAAGCAGGACAGAATTAAGAACAGCCTGCTCTGTATATCTTTGTATAATGTATGTGTGCATTTATCTAGACTGGTCTGTGTTTGCAAAAACAGCAAATAATGAACATTAATATCCAATGATTTTGTTTGCATTGTCCAGTTAGAGGGCCTCCTTTTTGAATTTGCTCTCACTTTTGAGAAGCATTTAAATCTGGAGACCATAATGAAAAATATGATATAGCAGATCCAAATTTGGGGGATATGGGGATGAGCTTGTTTTCTAGGGAGGATAAGAGGATTAAAAATACATCTCTGTCCTTATTTCTTCACTCCTTTGGGGTTTGTTGTCTTTAGTTCTTTGCTTCTATTTTGATATATTCTCTGCCTctttaacattttaattctgtCTGTGTTTTGCATTGCAGATGGTGATGATGACCCAGGGCTCTCCTGGGTGGCGTCCTCTCCCTCTAGCAAAGACGTGGCATCTCCATCACAGATGCTAGGGGATGGCTGCTGTGATATGGGCATGGGCACAGGGGAGGAAGAAGGGGGCTCTGGCCTGCCGTATCCCTGCCAGTTCTGCGACAAGTCCTTCAGTCGCCTCAGCTACCTGAAGCGCCATGAGCAGATCCACAGCGACAAACTGCCCTTCAAGTGCACCTTCTGTAGTCGTCTGTTTAAACACAAACGCAGCCGTGATCGTCACGTCAAACTGCACACTGGTGACAAAAAGTACAGTTGCCAGGAGTGTGAGGCAGCCTTTTCTCGAAGTGATCATCTCAAGATCCACCTCAAGACACACAGCTCCAGCAAGCCATTCAAGTGCAGCATTTGCAAGCGTGGCTTCTCCTCCACCTCCTCTCTGCATAGCCACATGCAAGCCCATCGgaagaacaaggaacacctggcaAAGAAAGATCAGAGCAAGCGTGATGGAGCTAACAGTGACATAGCTGATCAAGACCAGGATCTCTACATGTGTGATTACTGTGAGGAGACCTTCAGCCAGACAGATGAAATTGAGAAACATGTGCTGACGCAGCACCCCCAGCTTTCAGACCGCGCAGAACTGCAATGCATCCACTGCCCTGAAATCTTCAGCGATGAAGGCACTCTACTCACCCATATTGACAGAACACATGCCAACAAGAAACACAAGTGCCCCATGTGTGCCGAGCAGTTCCCATCTGTAGAGGATGTCTATTGCCATCTTGACAGCCATAGACAGCCAGACTCCAGCAACCATAGTGCCAGTCCTGATCCCGTCTTGGGTAGTGTGGCCTCTATGAGCAGTGCTACCCCCGATTCCAGTGCGTCCCTGGAGAGAGGTTCGACCCCTGACTCCACCCTTAAGCCTGGACAGAGCAGACGTAAGCTTGCCCCACCTTCTGACCATGATGAAGGAAGCTGGTCAGGTAAAGTGTCATACAGTTGCCCCTATTGCTCCAAAAGAGATTTTAACAGTCTGGCTGTTTTGGAGATTCACCTGAAGACCATCCATGCAGACAAACCTCAGCAGAGCCACATCTGCCATCTGTGTCTGGAAACCCTGCCTACTCTCTTCAACCTTAATGAGCATTTGCGCAAAGCACATCAATCCAGCGGGAGCTCTGCATCCAACTTTCCCCTTCTGCAGTTCAGTAATGTCTCTGCCTTTCACTGCAACTATTGTCCTGACATGTTTGCAGACATCAACAGCCTGCAAGAGCACATTCGTGTTTCTCACTGCTTGTCTGGCAGTGTGGTTGCCGGATCCACCACTTTGGAGGGCAACCATGCATTCTTCTGCAACCAGTGCTCCATGGGCTTCCTTACAGAGTCATCCCTAACAGAGCACATTCAGCAGACCCATTGCAACACTGGGGGTACTGTGACCAAGATGGAATCCCCTGTTCTGCAGTCTTCACAGTCCTTCATGGAGGTCTATTCCTGCCCATATTGCACCAACTCTCCCATCTTTGGTTCCCTCCTCAAACTCACAAAACACATTAAGGAAAACCACAAGAACATCCCACTCGCCAACAACAAGCGCAAAGTCAAAGTTGCAGACTTGAGCCCAGCCTCGTCTGATGTGGAGATATCCTCCCCTAAACGCCATAGAGTAACTGGTGATAGCACTCCGGTGGTTGCAAATGGGGACTATCCCTGCAATCAGTGTGATCTTCGATTCACCAGCTTTGAGGGCTTCCAAGCCCATCTGAAGTCACACCTGGAACTGCTGCTGAGGAGACAGTCTTGCCCACAGTGCAACAAAGAGGACTTTGATTCTCAAGAGGCATTGCTTCAGCACTTGACCATTCACTACACCACAACTTCCACTCAGTATGTCTGTGAGAGCTGTGACAAGCAGTTCTCATCTGTAGATGATCTTCAAAAGCACTTGTTAGACATGCATACCTTTGTGCTGTACCACTGCACACTGTGTCAGGAAGTGTTCGATTCTAAGGTGTCCATCCAAGTTCACTTGGCCGTCAAGCACAGCAACGAGAAGAAGATGTACCGCTGTACAGCATGCGCTTGGGACTTCCGCAAAGAAAGTGACTTGCAGTCACATGTGAAGCACAGTCATTTGGGTCATCCTACTGGCCCCGGGACAACTGGAAAAGCTCGCAAGTGCATATTCTGTGGTGAGACCTTTGGCACAGAAGTAGAACTCCAGTGTCATATCACTACTCACAGTAAAAAGTATAACTGCCGCCTCTGTGGGAAGGCCTTCCATGCCATTGTCTTGTTGGAAAGACATCTCAGAGAGAAGCACTGCATTTTTGATGGAGGAAATGGTAATGGAAATGTAGGGAGCCAAAATGGAACACCCAATGGTGTAACTCAAAGCTCTAAGCGTTCTGCAACAGGATCAACTGGAGCTGCTGAGCAAGCAGATCTCCAGAACATGCTTTTAAAAGGAAGTGGTCAGGAAACAGCCAACAGCCATGAAGCCAGTGGTGGCGAAGAGGAGCTGGATGCCTCAGAGCCAATGTATGCCTGTGACATCTGTGGTGCCGCCTACACCATGGAGTCTCTGCTCCAAAATCACCGCCTTCGAGACCACAATATCAGGCCTGGAGAGGATGATGCAGGCTCCAGAAAAAAGAAGGCAGACTTCATCAAGGGTAACCACAAGTGCAATATCTGTTCACGGACTTTCTTTTCAGAGAACGGCTTGAGAGAACATGCCCAGACACACCGTGGTCCAGCGAAGCACTACATGTGCCCCATCTGTGGTGAGCGCTTCCCCTCACTGCTTACTCTTACTGAGCACAAGGTCACGCACAGCAAGAGCCTGGACACGGGCACCTGTCGTATCTGCAAGATGCCCCTACAGAGTGAGGAAGAGTTTATCGAGCACTGCCAGATGCACCCTGACCTAAGGAACTCTCTCACAGGCTTCCGCTGTGTTGTTTGCATGCAAACTGTCACCTCAACACTTGAACTGAAGATCCATGGAACGTTTCACATGCAAAAGATCTCTTCTTCTGGAGTTAGTGGGGGTGGAGGAGGATCAGCCTCATCATCTCCCAATGGCCAGCTGCAGGTCCACAAACTCTATAAATGTGCCCTGTGTCTCAAAGACTTCAAGAATAAGCAGGAACTGGTCAAGATAGATGTCAATGGCCTGCCTTATGGTCTGTGTGCTGGTTGTATGAGCCGGGGCACAAATGGCCAGTCGCCCACTGTTGTGGTAACCCCACAAGAGTTTGGGGAGAAGGGAACTTCTGGACTGCGTTGCCCAGAGTGTTCTGTCAAATTTGAGACCCTGGAAGACCTGGAAAACCACAGTCAGGTGGATCATCCTGAGATGAGCCCTGAGACGAGTGGAGCCAAGAAAGTATCAGATGCTTCACCTGTCCCTAAAGTAAGTGTCAAAACCTCACTCATATGATAACTAAAATTCTTCTTAGTTGAGCTTTACTGTTTGTACATATATtgctttcagttgtttttttttttgcttgacagaatattaaaatgtatgcttttttgGCCTATGGTAGTTCAGTATGATGCCAGAAGATCTAAGATAACTCTTAGCTATTGTCAACAAGCActtggccattttttttttttttacagagatttTCTTTTACAAAATGGTTTTATTTTTGCTTGGAGAATTTGTAGGTCATTTGAGGTTTCCCTCTAGTTCTCAGATTTGTGTTCTTTCTCTACCTTTTTCtcattttgtgtgtatttttcccTATAATCTCTGTTCTTTTGGCAGTTCAAAGGAATAATTTTTTGCAAATTCTTTTGAAAAGAAGAGACATTGCCAGCAACCATTTTCTGGCAGTATTTTTGGTGCATAAGTTCCATGTGTTCCCAAAGTGTTCTGAGTCAAAGAGAGATGTGTGAATTCATGGCTATATTACTAGTGGCCCCAGAGGGTTCAGCAGCCTCATAGCGCTGGTCTATTGTACAGCCTGTTCGCTTCGCTAGATATTGACAGTGGACTTCCAGGGACGCTCAATCTTCATCTGTACTTTTGTCTCAGCTCTGTGTAACAGATAGAAGAACCTCTGCTTTCTCTCCTCTGTGTGCTTCTCTTTGCAGCAGGAGAGGTaaaagtctgtatgtgtgtgtggaggatTATAAACATCCTATTCACTGTGAATACCTATCCTATGTCTTGTCTTGTAGAAGAAGACATATCAGTGCATCAAATGCCAAATGACCTTTGAGACGGAACGAGAGATCCAAATCCATGTGGCCAATCATATGATCGGTAAGTCGACTCCATTGGTTCTTCTgctagtgcgtgtgtgtgtgtgtgtgtgtgtgtgtgtgtttggctgttTGCCAGTCACTGCTCCTGCTTTGCTACTCTTATTTGCTGCCTTAGTCTTGCCCCAGCACTCTCTCACTCCCTGCACACAGCTCTATTTCTGGAAGTGCAGACATCGCTCTCAACAGCTGTTCCATTGTTTAACACTTGATTACGCAGCTGAGGCCTAGGCTGCAGGTCTGATTGCTCTTCACCATGCAGCCGAGACCAGGACTACAGGTCTTGCTCTCTAGGCAAAGGCCAACAAACAATTAGGTTCTCTTTTATTCCCCTTCATTTCACTCCTGGAGTTTATCGTGGACAATTACACGCATTTCGCTCTTTGTTGCTCCTATTTTGCCAAAAGATTAACTACATGTGTTATTTACTGCCCAGCA
The sequence above is a segment of the Xyrauchen texanus isolate HMW12.3.18 chromosome 29, RBS_HiC_50CHRs, whole genome shotgun sequence genome. Coding sequences within it:
- the LOC127623383 gene encoding zinc finger protein 423-like isoform X1, which translates into the protein MSRRKQAKPRSVKAVEEAESTDCASGWDSSVQTETAVSERDSNRKESRATGEDGEQSVTSHDERVGEEDLDDDSIFTCDNCQQDFECLADLTEHRTNLCPADGDDDPGLSWVASSPSSKDVASPSQMLGDGCCDMGMGTGEEEGGSGLPYPCQFCDKSFSRLSYLKRHEQIHSDKLPFKCTFCSRLFKHKRSRDRHVKLHTGDKKYSCQECEAAFSRSDHLKIHLKTHSSSKPFKCSICKRGFSSTSSLHSHMQAHRKNKEHLAKKDQSKRDGANSDIADQDQDLYMCDYCEETFSQTDEIEKHVLTQHPQLSDRAELQCIHCPEIFSDEGTLLTHIDRTHANKKHKCPMCAEQFPSVEDVYCHLDSHRQPDSSNHSASPDPVLGSVASMSSATPDSSASLERGSTPDSTLKPGQSRRKLAPPSDHDEGSWSGKVSYSCPYCSKRDFNSLAVLEIHLKTIHADKPQQSHICHLCLETLPTLFNLNEHLRKAHQSSGSSASNFPLLQFSNVSAFHCNYCPDMFADINSLQEHIRVSHCLSGSVVAGSTTLEGNHAFFCNQCSMGFLTESSLTEHIQQTHCNTGGTVTKMESPVLQSSQSFMEVYSCPYCTNSPIFGSLLKLTKHIKENHKNIPLANNKRKVKVADLSPASSDVEISSPKRHRVTGDSTPVVANGDYPCNQCDLRFTSFEGFQAHLKSHLELLLRRQSCPQCNKEDFDSQEALLQHLTIHYTTTSTQYVCESCDKQFSSVDDLQKHLLDMHTFVLYHCTLCQEVFDSKVSIQVHLAVKHSNEKKMYRCTACAWDFRKESDLQSHVKHSHLGHPTGPGTTGKARKCIFCGETFGTEVELQCHITTHSKKYNCRLCGKAFHAIVLLERHLREKHCIFDGGNGNGNVGSQNGTPNGVTQSSKRSATGSTGAAEQADLQNMLLKGSGQETANSHEASGGEEELDASEPMYACDICGAAYTMESLLQNHRLRDHNIRPGEDDAGSRKKKADFIKGNHKCNICSRTFFSENGLREHAQTHRGPAKHYMCPICGERFPSLLTLTEHKVTHSKSLDTGTCRICKMPLQSEEEFIEHCQMHPDLRNSLTGFRCVVCMQTVTSTLELKIHGTFHMQKISSSGVSGGGGGSASSSPNGQLQVHKLYKCALCLKDFKNKQELVKIDVNGLPYGLCAGCMSRGTNGQSPTVVVTPQEFGEKGTSGLRCPECSVKFETLEDLENHSQVDHPEMSPETSGAKKVSDASPVPKKKTYQCIKCQMTFETEREIQIHVANHMIEEGINHECKLCNQMFDSPAKLLCHLIEHSFEGMGGTFKCPVCFTVFVQANKLQQHIFAVHGQEDKIYDCSQCPQKFFFQTELQNHTLSQHAQ
- the LOC127623383 gene encoding zinc finger protein 423-like isoform X3; the protein is MSRRKQAKPRSVKETAVSERDSNRKESRATGEDGEQSVTSHDERVGEEDLDDDSIFTCDNCQQDFECLADLTEHRTNLCPADGDDDPGLSWVASSPSSKDVASPSQMLGDGCCDMGMGTGEEEGGSGLPYPCQFCDKSFSRLSYLKRHEQIHSDKLPFKCTFCSRLFKHKRSRDRHVKLHTGDKKYSCQECEAAFSRSDHLKIHLKTHSSSKPFKCSICKRGFSSTSSLHSHMQAHRKNKEHLAKKDQSKRDGANSDIADQDQDLYMCDYCEETFSQTDEIEKHVLTQHPQLSDRAELQCIHCPEIFSDEGTLLTHIDRTHANKKHKCPMCAEQFPSVEDVYCHLDSHRQPDSSNHSASPDPVLGSVASMSSATPDSSASLERGSTPDSTLKPGQSRRKLAPPSDHDEGSWSGKVSYSCPYCSKRDFNSLAVLEIHLKTIHADKPQQSHICHLCLETLPTLFNLNEHLRKAHQSSGSSASNFPLLQFSNVSAFHCNYCPDMFADINSLQEHIRVSHCLSGSVVAGSTTLEGNHAFFCNQCSMGFLTESSLTEHIQQTHCNTGGTVTKMESPVLQSSQSFMEVYSCPYCTNSPIFGSLLKLTKHIKENHKNIPLANNKRKVKVADLSPASSDVEISSPKRHRVTGDSTPVVANGDYPCNQCDLRFTSFEGFQAHLKSHLELLLRRQSCPQCNKEDFDSQEALLQHLTIHYTTTSTQYVCESCDKQFSSVDDLQKHLLDMHTFVLYHCTLCQEVFDSKVSIQVHLAVKHSNEKKMYRCTACAWDFRKESDLQSHVKHSHLGHPTGPGTTGKARKCIFCGETFGTEVELQCHITTHSKKYNCRLCGKAFHAIVLLERHLREKHCIFDGGNGNGNVGSQNGTPNGVTQSSKRSATGSTGAAEQADLQNMLLKGSGQETANSHEASGGEEELDASEPMYACDICGAAYTMESLLQNHRLRDHNIRPGEDDAGSRKKKADFIKGNHKCNICSRTFFSENGLREHAQTHRGPAKHYMCPICGERFPSLLTLTEHKVTHSKSLDTGTCRICKMPLQSEEEFIEHCQMHPDLRNSLTGFRCVVCMQTVTSTLELKIHGTFHMQKISSSGVSGGGGGSASSSPNGQLQVHKLYKCALCLKDFKNKQELVKIDVNGLPYGLCAGCMSRGTNGQSPTVVVTPQEFGEKGTSGLRCPECSVKFETLEDLENHSQVDHPEMSPETSGAKKVSDASPVPKKKTYQCIKCQMTFETEREIQIHVANHMIEEGINHECKLCNQMFDSPAKLLCHLIEHSFEGMGGTFKCPVCFTVFVQANKLQQHIFAVHGQEDKIYDCSQCPQKFFFQTELQNHTLSQHAQ
- the LOC127623383 gene encoding zinc finger protein 423-like isoform X2; its protein translation is MMFQQFCGWQSVEEAESTDCASGWDSSVQTETAVSERDSNRKESRATGEDGEQSVTSHDERVGEEDLDDDSIFTCDNCQQDFECLADLTEHRTNLCPADGDDDPGLSWVASSPSSKDVASPSQMLGDGCCDMGMGTGEEEGGSGLPYPCQFCDKSFSRLSYLKRHEQIHSDKLPFKCTFCSRLFKHKRSRDRHVKLHTGDKKYSCQECEAAFSRSDHLKIHLKTHSSSKPFKCSICKRGFSSTSSLHSHMQAHRKNKEHLAKKDQSKRDGANSDIADQDQDLYMCDYCEETFSQTDEIEKHVLTQHPQLSDRAELQCIHCPEIFSDEGTLLTHIDRTHANKKHKCPMCAEQFPSVEDVYCHLDSHRQPDSSNHSASPDPVLGSVASMSSATPDSSASLERGSTPDSTLKPGQSRRKLAPPSDHDEGSWSGKVSYSCPYCSKRDFNSLAVLEIHLKTIHADKPQQSHICHLCLETLPTLFNLNEHLRKAHQSSGSSASNFPLLQFSNVSAFHCNYCPDMFADINSLQEHIRVSHCLSGSVVAGSTTLEGNHAFFCNQCSMGFLTESSLTEHIQQTHCNTGGTVTKMESPVLQSSQSFMEVYSCPYCTNSPIFGSLLKLTKHIKENHKNIPLANNKRKVKVADLSPASSDVEISSPKRHRVTGDSTPVVANGDYPCNQCDLRFTSFEGFQAHLKSHLELLLRRQSCPQCNKEDFDSQEALLQHLTIHYTTTSTQYVCESCDKQFSSVDDLQKHLLDMHTFVLYHCTLCQEVFDSKVSIQVHLAVKHSNEKKMYRCTACAWDFRKESDLQSHVKHSHLGHPTGPGTTGKARKCIFCGETFGTEVELQCHITTHSKKYNCRLCGKAFHAIVLLERHLREKHCIFDGGNGNGNVGSQNGTPNGVTQSSKRSATGSTGAAEQADLQNMLLKGSGQETANSHEASGGEEELDASEPMYACDICGAAYTMESLLQNHRLRDHNIRPGEDDAGSRKKKADFIKGNHKCNICSRTFFSENGLREHAQTHRGPAKHYMCPICGERFPSLLTLTEHKVTHSKSLDTGTCRICKMPLQSEEEFIEHCQMHPDLRNSLTGFRCVVCMQTVTSTLELKIHGTFHMQKISSSGVSGGGGGSASSSPNGQLQVHKLYKCALCLKDFKNKQELVKIDVNGLPYGLCAGCMSRGTNGQSPTVVVTPQEFGEKGTSGLRCPECSVKFETLEDLENHSQVDHPEMSPETSGAKKVSDASPVPKKKTYQCIKCQMTFETEREIQIHVANHMIEEGINHECKLCNQMFDSPAKLLCHLIEHSFEGMGGTFKCPVCFTVFVQANKLQQHIFAVHGQEDKIYDCSQCPQKFFFQTELQNHTLSQHAQ